In one window of Escherichia coli DSM 30083 = JCM 1649 = ATCC 11775 DNA:
- the hldE gene encoding bifunctional D-glycero-beta-D-manno-heptose-7-phosphate kinase/D-glycero-beta-D-manno-heptose 1-phosphate adenylyltransferase HldE has protein sequence MKVTLPEFERAGVMVVGDVMLDRYWYGPTSRISPEAPVPVVKVNTIEERPGGAANVAMNIASLGANARLVGLTGIDDAARALSKSLADVNVKCDFVSVPTHPTITKLRVLSRNQQLIRLDFEEGFEGVDPQPLHERINQALSSIGALVLSDYAKGALASVQQMIQLARKAGVPVLIDPKGTDFERYRGATLLTPNLSEFEAVVGKCKTEEEIVERGMKLIADYELSALLVTRSEQGMSLLQPGKAPLHMPTQAQEVYDVTGAGDTVIGVLAATLAAGNSLEEACFFANAAAGVVVGKLGTSTVSPIELENAVRGRADTGFGVMTEEELKLAVAAARKRGEKVVMTNGVFDILHAGHVSYLANARKLGDRLIVAVNSDASTKRLKGDSRPVNPLEQRMIVLGALEAVDWVVSFEEDTPQRLIAGILPDLLVKGGDYKPEEIAGSKEVWANGGEVLVLNFEDGCSTTNIIKKIQLDKKG, from the coding sequence GTGCAGGAGTGATGGTGGTTGGTGATGTGATGCTGGATCGTTACTGGTATGGTCCCACCAGCCGTATCTCGCCGGAAGCGCCGGTGCCCGTGGTTAAAGTGAATACCATCGAAGAACGTCCGGGCGGCGCGGCTAACGTGGCGATGAATATCGCTTCTCTCGGTGCTAATGCACGCCTGGTCGGGTTGACGGGCATTGACGATGCGGCGCGCGCGCTCAGTAAATCTCTGGCCGACGTCAACGTCAAATGCGACTTTGTTTCTGTACCGACGCATCCGACCATCACCAAATTACGGGTACTTTCCCGCAACCAACAGCTGATCCGTCTGGATTTCGAAGAAGGTTTCGAAGGGGTTGATCCGCAGCCGCTGCACGAGCGGATTAATCAGGCACTGAGTTCGATTGGCGCGCTGGTGCTTTCTGACTACGCCAAAGGTGCGCTGGCAAGCGTACAGCAGATGATCCAACTGGCGCGTAAAGCGGGTGTTCCGGTGCTGATTGATCCAAAAGGTACCGATTTTGAGCGCTACCGCGGCGCTACGCTGTTAACGCCGAATCTCTCGGAATTTGAAGCTGTTGTCGGTAAATGTAAGACCGAAGAAGAGATTGTTGAGCGCGGCATGAAACTGATTGCCGATTACGAACTCTCGGCTCTGTTAGTGACCCGTTCCGAACAGGGTATGTCGCTGCTGCAACCGGGTAAAGCGCCGCTGCATATGCCAACCCAGGCGCAGGAAGTGTATGACGTTACCGGTGCGGGCGACACGGTGATTGGCGTCCTGGCGGCAACGCTGGCAGCGGGTAATTCGCTGGAAGAAGCCTGCTTCTTTGCCAATGCGGCGGCTGGTGTGGTGGTCGGCAAACTGGGGACATCCACGGTTTCGCCGATCGAGCTGGAAAACGCAGTACGTGGACGTGCAGATACCGGCTTTGGTGTGATGACCGAAGAGGAACTGAAGCTTGCTGTAGCGGCAGCGCGTAAACGCGGTGAAAAAGTGGTGATGACCAACGGTGTCTTTGACATCCTGCACGCTGGGCACGTCTCTTATCTGGCAAATGCCCGTAAACTGGGTGACCGTTTGATTGTCGCTGTGAACAGCGATGCCTCCACCAAACGGCTGAAAGGGGATTCCCGCCCCGTTAACCCGCTCGAACAGCGTATGATTGTGCTGGGCGCACTGGAAGCGGTCGACTGGGTGGTGTCGTTTGAAGAGGACACGCCGCAGCGCTTGATCGCCGGGATCTTGCCAGATCTGCTGGTGAAAGGCGGCGACTATAAACCAGAAGAGATTGCCGGGAGTAAAGAAGTCTGGGCCAACGGTGGCGAAGTGCTGGTGCTCAACTTTGAAGACGGTTGCTCGACGACCAATATCATCAAGAAGATCCAACTGGATAAAAAAGGCTAA
- the ibsE gene encoding type I toxin-antitoxin system Ibs family toxin, with product MMKFVIILVVLLLLSFPTY from the coding sequence ATGATGAAGTTCGTCATCATACTGGTTGTGTTGTTACTGTTAAGTTTCCCGACTTACTAA